The Pantoea cypripedii genomic sequence CCATGCCAGCGATGCAGGAGAGATGATTAGAAAGAATTACCCTGCGTGGTATTTTGATGAGCAATAGCATTGTCCCGTAGCGGCGCGATTTATCGCGCTATTATCAGCAATGCCCCAGCCAAAAAGCGCGCGATAAATCGCGCCTCTACAGAGGGAAAGCATGGTTTTGTTTTTCCAAAAGCATACCATCTGTTCAGCCCTGAATCCGGGGCAACCGCAGGGTAAACCGGGTGGACACCGCATCAGAAGCAACGTGAATCTCCCCCTGATGGGCGGTGACGATTGATTTGACGATGGCCAGCCCGATGCCGCTGCCTTCGCCTTTTCGCTGACGTGATGGGTCAACACGATAAAACCGGTCAAAAAGTCGTGCCAGATGCGTTGGGGCAATGGGTACGCCCGGATTTTCAACCCTCAGCTCTACCCAGGCATCACGCTGTTGCAGATGGACGGTAACCGACTCACCCGCAGGCGTATGACGAATGGCGTTGGAGAGTAAGTTGTTGATGACGCGACGCAACATCAGCGGATCACCCTTAACCCTCGCAGCGTCTCCTCCCAGCGTCAGCCCGACCTGCTGTTCCTCCGCCCAGGCTTCAAAAAACTCAAACACCTTGATGATTTCAGTGCGCAGATCCAGGGGGACGCGTTCCGGGATCAGTTGATTATTATCCGCCTGAGCGAGAAACAGCATATCGCTGACCATTTTCGCCATCCGGTTGTACTCCTCCAGACTGGAATACAGGACATCCTCCAGTTCTTTCACCGTGCGCGGCTGGCTGAGGGCAATTTCCGTCTGTGTCACCAGATTGGTGATGGGGGTTCTGATCTCATGGGCGATATCGGCAGAGAAATTGGCCTGGCGGGTGAATACATCTTCAATACGTTCAATCATATGGTTGAAGGACATCACCAACTGTTGCAGCTCAATCGGCACGTTATCGGGCTCCAGCCGGACATCCAGATTTTTCGAGGTGATGTTGTTTATTTGCTGGCTGACGTTGCGTAACGGCAGATAACCCTGGTGAACCGCCAGCAACACGATCAGGATAATCAGCAGGCTAATCACTGACGCGATGATTAACAGATTATGTTTCAGCGCGTCGAGGTAATGCAGGTGGAAATCAATCGACAGGGCGATCAGCAGTCGGTCGGTGCTGGTGTGGCCGTTGTAGGGCGAGCCGATGGCAGTGGCCAGTACCCGGTAGCTGCCCTTGCCGCTATGAGCCGCATGCGCGCCCATCGGGTCTGACCACAAAAATACCTCATCGCTATTCCCTGTGGTGCTGGCCAGCGACATCAAATCTGGCCCTTCTGCCGAACGGTATAAAACCTGATTTTCCGGGTTGAGCAGCATCACCGAGATATAACGGTAGCTGTCGAGAATGGAGTCTATTTTCTCCACTTTTTGCTGTTCTGTTGCGGTCGGGTTTTGCAGGATGGCCGTCAGCGTGCTGTTGATTTGCTTCAGATTCGTGACGTCCTGTTCCGCAAAGTGATTCTGCACTGAATGCAGCATAATCCAGGCTGAGGTGGTAAAAGCAATGATGGTGGCAAGGCTGATAAAGAAGGTAAGCCGGATCTCAAGCGACACAGGGCGGCGCAGCCACTTAATCTTCATCCGGCACCTCAAGCACATAACCGACGCCGCGCACGGTCTGGATAAGTTTGGGGGAAAAGTCGTTATCGATCTTGGCGCGCAGCCGTTTCACCGCGACATCAATGGCATTGGTATCGCTGTCAAAATTCATATCCCACACCTGCGAGGCGATCAGCGAACGGGGCAGAACCTCACCACGATGACGGAGAAAAAATTCCAGCAAGGTGAATTCCTTGCTGGTCAGGGTGATGCGGGTACCCGCGCGGCTCACCTTACGGGAGACCAGGTCAAAGGTGAGATCCGCCAGCTGGAACTGGCTCTCAGGAATAATATTGGCCCCGCGACGCAGCAGCGTTCTGACGCGTGCCAGCAACTCGGCAAAGGCAAAGGGTTTCACCAGGTAATCATCGGCACCCAGCTCCAGTCCCTTCACGCGATGTTCAATGGTGCCCAGCGCGGTCAGTAACAAAATGGGCATCCCTTTGCTGGCGGCGCGCAGCATACGCACGATATCCCAGCCGTTGACATCGGGCAGCATGATGTCCAGGACGATCAAATCGTACTCAGCGGTCATCGCCAGATGGTAGCCAGTGAGGCCGTTGTCGGCACGATCAACCACAAACCCGGCCTCGGTCAGCCCTTTGCTGAGGTATTCGCCTGTTTTCACCTCGTCTTCAACAATCAGTATTTTCATCTTCTCACCGTTCCGTCAGCCCATCGGATGCCATTCTAGGGAGCCAAAGGGCGATATCAACGACTTCAGTCGAAAATGACAGCTTTGTCATTGTTGGGTCACCCTGCCAACAGAGTCGCTTCGTTACAGTGTCCCGCGTCATCATCTGGAAACAACGGGCATATGGTCAAATTAACATTACTGGTGGCGGCTACGGTGTTTTTGCTGGCGGGATGTGTTTCGCTGGCCCCTGAATATCAAGGTCCAGAACTCCCGGTGCCGCAACAATTTTCTCTCTCTCGCAATACGCTGGTGCCGGTGAGTGCAGGCTATCAGGACACCGGCTGGCGGACCTTTTTTGTTGACCCGCAGGTTAAGCAGTTTATTGATGTGGCGCTGCGCAAGAACCTTGACCTGAGCATGGCGGCTCTGAAAGTGCAGGAAGCGCGTGCGCAGTATCGGGTAACCAATGCCGACCGCTATCCGCAGCTGGATGCTTCCACCGAAGCGAGTTACAGCGGTAGCCTGAAACGTGGCGACCTGACGGAAAAACAGTTTCAGGCCGGGCTGGATCTGAGCTTTGAGCTGGATTTCTTCGGCAGATTAAAAAATCTGAGCGAAGCCGATCGGCAAAACTATTTTGCCAGTGAAGAAGCCCGGCGCGCGGTGCATATCCTGTTGATCTCGAGGGTTGCTCAGAGTTACTTCAGCCAGCGCCTGGCGACGGCACAGCTGCGCATTGCCCGAGAGACATTGCTGAATTATCAGCAATCCTCCGCCTTTGTGGAGCAACAATTGATTACGGGCAGCAGCAATGTGCTGGCGGTGGAACAGGCACACGGGTTGATTGAAAGCACCCAGGCTGAAATTGCCAACCGGGAAGGGCAGCGGGCGCAGGCGAACAATGCCTTGCAGCTGGTGGTGGGCAGCTGGCAGGGCCTGCCAGATGATCAACGCGGCACGGTGGGCGATCTTAACCCGGTGACGCTGCCTGCCGGGCTTTCCTCGGAAATCCTGCGCCAGCGTCCGGACCTGCTGGAAGCGGAACACCAGCTGATGGCGGCCAATGCCAATATCGGTGCGGCCAGGGCCGCGTTCTATCCTTCGATTAGCCTGACCAGCGGGCTGTCGGGCAGCAGCGAGGCGTTGTCGAACCTATTTTCCACAGGCAGCGGCATGTGGAATTTTGTGCCAAAAATCGACATGCCGATTTTTAACGCCGGTCGTAACCAGGCCAACCTGACGCTCGCCGACGTGCGCCAGCAACAATCGGTGGTGAATTACCAACAAAAAATTCAAAACGCGTTTAAGGACGTCGCCGATGCGTTAGCGCTGCGTGACAGCCTCAGCAAACAAATTACCGCGCAGCAGCGTTATCTTGCTTCCCTGCAAGTTACGCTGCAACGCGCACGCGGATTATATGCCAGCGGTGCGGTGAGTTATATCGAAGTGCTGGATGCGGAACGTTCATTATTCACCACCCGGCAAACCTTACTGGATCTGCAATATGCACAGCAGGTCAATGAAATTAATTTGTTCACTGCCCTTGGCGGTGGCTGGACAGAATAACTTCGCTAGCAACGACTTCAGGAGTCAATATTATGCATCAATTCATTAAAGTGGCTTTATTCGGCATGATTCCGGCACTGGTCGCTTCAGGCGTACAGGCCAGCGAGCAACACCAGGGCATGATGTCACAGGCAGCAATGACGGCTCAGCAGCCGGTGATTAGCGCTACGGGTGTGGTTAAACAGATTGATTTAGCGAATAAAAAAATCACTATTGCCCATCAGGCGATCCCGGCGCTGGGCTGGCCCGCCATGACCATGCGCTTTACCTTTACTACCCAGGACGACAGTATCAACGCCTTAAAAGTGGGTAGCCCGGTTAACTTCTCTTTTATTCAGCAGGGAAATATCGCACTGCTGCAGGAAATAACAGTCAGTCATTCTTAATAAAATGATGTTGGTCAGGAACAATTATGGCGTCGTTGAAATTAAAATACGCTGCGGTGATGGTCAGTAGCCTGATAATAGGCGGGCTGATGGCTACAGTCGCTTTTCATGCTGTTTATTCCGCAAATAAAATAGAAGCGCAGGCACCAGAACGCAAAGTTTTATTCTGGTATGACCCGATGAAACCCGATACCAAATTTGACAAACCGGGCAAGTCACCGTTTATGGATATGGACCTGATACCCAAATACGCGGATGAAGGTGAAGCGGACAACAACAAAGGTATGCGTATTGATCCGGTGCTGGTACAAAACCTCGGCCTGAAGACCATTAAGGTCAGTAAAGGACGGCTGCAATATAACCAGACCATCCCGGCCAACGTCAGTTTTAACGATTACCAGTTCGTAATTGTGCAGGCGCGTTCGGAGGGTTTTGTGGAAAAAGTCTATCCACTGACCCTGGGCGATAAAGTCCACAAGGGCACACCGCTGATCGATATCACCATCCCGGAGTGGGTGGAGGCGCAGAGCGAATATCTGCTGCTGTCCGGGACCACAGGATCGTCCACCCAGGTGAAAGGTATCCTCGAACGGCTGCGTCTGGCCGGGATGCCGGAAGAGGATATTCAGCGCCTGCGCAGTTCCCGCACGGTGCAGACCCGCTTCACCATCAAAGCCCCTATCGATGGGGTGATCACGGCGTTTGACCTGCGCAGCGGCATGAACATCTCCAAAGATAAAGTGGTGGCACAGATCCAGGGCATGGACCCGGTGTGGATCAGCGCAGCGGTACCGGAATCAATTGCCGGGTTGCTCAGCGACAGGTCGCGTTTTGCCATCTCGATACCGGCTTATCCCGGTTACAGTTTCAACATCGAAAAATGGAACATCCTGCCGAGCGTTGACCAGACCACCCGCACGCTACAGGTGCGTTTGCAGGTAACTAACCGTGACGAGTTACTGAAACCCGGGATGAATGCGTATCTGCATCTGAATACCCAAAGCGAAGAGATGCTGCTGATCCCATCTCAGGCGGTGATTGATACCGGCGATGAGCAGCGGGTCATTGCGGTGGACAGCGAGGGGCGTTTTGCGCCGAAGGCCATCCGGGTGCTGGCGGAATCACAGCGCCAGAGCGGAGTGGCGGCCGGGTTACGTGAAGGGGAATCGGTGGTGGTCAACGGGTTGTTCCTGATTGACTCGGAAGCCAATATTACCGGTGCGCTGGCGCGGATGCGTCAGGATGCGAATGCACACGCCGGGCACTGAGGGAACGACGATGATTGCATGGATTATCCGGCGTTCGGTCGCCAATCGCTTTCTGGTGATGATGGGTGCGCTGTTTCTCAGCGTCTGGGGAGCCTGGACCCTCGTCAACACCCCGGTTGATGCCCTGCCTGATCTCTCTGATGTGCAGGTGATCATTAAAACCAGCTATCCCGGCCAGGCACCGCAGATTGTGGAAAATCAGGTCACTTATCCGCTCACCACCACCATGCTTTCCGTGCCGGGTGCTAAAACGGTGCGCGGCTTCTCGCAGTTTGGTGATTCCTATGTCTATGTGATTTTTGCTGATGGCACCGACCTCTACTGGGCGCGTTCCCGCGTGCTGGAATATCTCAATCAGGTGCAGGGGAAATTACCGGCTGGAGTCAGTTCAGAGATCGGGCCTGACGCCACCGGGGTGGGCTGGATTTATGAATATGCGCTGGTGGATCACAGCGGTAAGCACGATCTGGCGGAGCTGCGCTCATTACAGGACTGGTTTCTGAAATATGAACTGAAAACCATTCCCGACGTGGCAGAAGTGGCCTCGGTGGGCGGAGTGGTGAAGCAGTATCAGATACAGGTCAACCCGTTGCAGCTGGCGCAGTACGGCATCAGCCTGGCGGAGGTGAAAGCCGCCATTGAATCCTCCAACCAGGAAGCGGGGGGATCTTCGGTGGAAATCGCTGAAGCGGAATATATGGTGCGGGCCAGCGGCTATCTGAAGACCTTAGATGATTTCAACAACATTGTGCTGAAGACCGGCAGCAACGGCGTGCCGATCATCCTGCGTGATGTCGCCCGCGTGCAGATTGGACCGGAAATGCGGCGGGGTATTGCCGAGCTGAACGGTGAAGGCGAGGTGGCCGGTGGGGTAATTATCCTGCGCTCCGGCAAAAACGCCCGTGAAGTGATCGCTGCGGTGCGCGAAAAGCTCGACAGCCTGAAAAAAAGCCTGCCGCAAGGGGTTGAGGTGGTGACCACCTATGATCGCAGCCAGCTTATCGATCGGGCGATTGCCAATCTTAGCCATAAACTTCTGGAAGAGTTTCTGGTCGTTGCGCTGGTATGTGCGTTGTTTCTCTGGCATGTGCGTTCGGCGCTGGTGGCGATTATCTCGCTGCCGTTGGGGCTGTGTATTGCTTTCATTGTGATGCATTTCCAGGGACTGAACGCCAATATCATGTCGCTTGGTGGCATTGCCATTGCCGTGGGGGCGATGGTGGATGCGGCGATTGTCATGATTGAGAACGCCCATAAACGGCTGGAGGAGTGGCAACATCAGCATCCTGATGAACGTATCGACAACGATAGCCGCTGGCGGGTGATCACCGATGCGGCGGTGGAAGTCGGTCCGGCGTTGTTTATCAGCCTGTTGATTATCACCCTGTCGTTTATTCCTGTCTTCACGCTGGAAGGCCAGGAAGGGCGGCTGTTTGGCCCGCTGGCGTTCACCAAAACCTGGTCCATGGCGGGCGCTGCGGCGCTGGCAATTATCGTGATCCCCATCCTGATGGGATGGTGGATCCGCGGGAAAATCCCGGCGGAGAGCGACAACCCGCTCAATCGTCTGCTGATAAAGATGTATCACCCTTTGCTGCTGAAGGTGCTGCACTGGCCGAAGCTGACCTTGCTGGTTGCGGCGCTATCGATCTTCACCGTTTGGTGGCCACTGAGTCAGGTGGGCGGTGAGTTCCTGCCGAAAATCAATGAAGGGGACCTGCTGTATATGCCATCGACCCTGCCGGGCGTCTCGCCGGGGCAGGCGGCGGTGTTATTGCAGACCACGGATAAACTGATCAAAACCGTGCCGGAAGTGGCCTCCGTGTTTGGCAAAACGGGCAAAGCGGAAACCGCGACCGATGCCGCGCCGCTGGAGATGGTGGAAACCACCATCCAGCTGAAGCCTGAAGCCGAGTGGCGGCCTGGTATGACGATCGACAAAATTATCGATGAACTCGATGCGCGGGTGCGTTTGCCGGGGCTGGCCAATCTGTGGGTACCGCCGATCCGTAACCGCATCGATATGCTCGCCACCGGGATTAAAAGCCCGATTGGTATCAAAGTCTCAGGCTCGGTGCTGGCGGATATCGATACCACCGCTCAGCGCATCGAAGAAGTCGCGAAAACTGTACCTGGCGTGGTTTCGGCACTGGCGGAGCGCCTGCAAGGGGGGCGTTACATCGATGTGGATATCAACCGGGAGAAGGCGGCGCGCTACGCGATGACGGTGGCTGATGTCCAG encodes the following:
- a CDS encoding Cu(I)/Ag(I) efflux RND transporter outer membrane protein codes for the protein MVKLTLLVAATVFLLAGCVSLAPEYQGPELPVPQQFSLSRNTLVPVSAGYQDTGWRTFFVDPQVKQFIDVALRKNLDLSMAALKVQEARAQYRVTNADRYPQLDASTEASYSGSLKRGDLTEKQFQAGLDLSFELDFFGRLKNLSEADRQNYFASEEARRAVHILLISRVAQSYFSQRLATAQLRIARETLLNYQQSSAFVEQQLITGSSNVLAVEQAHGLIESTQAEIANREGQRAQANNALQLVVGSWQGLPDDQRGTVGDLNPVTLPAGLSSEILRQRPDLLEAEHQLMAANANIGAARAAFYPSISLTSGLSGSSEALSNLFSTGSGMWNFVPKIDMPIFNAGRNQANLTLADVRQQQSVVNYQQKIQNAFKDVADALALRDSLSKQITAQQRYLASLQVTLQRARGLYASGAVSYIEVLDAERSLFTTRQTLLDLQYAQQVNEINLFTALGGGWTE
- the cusF gene encoding cation efflux system protein CusF, producing the protein MHQFIKVALFGMIPALVASGVQASEQHQGMMSQAAMTAQQPVISATGVVKQIDLANKKITIAHQAIPALGWPAMTMRFTFTTQDDSINALKVGSPVNFSFIQQGNIALLQEITVSHS
- a CDS encoding CusA/CzcA family heavy metal efflux RND transporter, whose translation is MIAWIIRRSVANRFLVMMGALFLSVWGAWTLVNTPVDALPDLSDVQVIIKTSYPGQAPQIVENQVTYPLTTTMLSVPGAKTVRGFSQFGDSYVYVIFADGTDLYWARSRVLEYLNQVQGKLPAGVSSEIGPDATGVGWIYEYALVDHSGKHDLAELRSLQDWFLKYELKTIPDVAEVASVGGVVKQYQIQVNPLQLAQYGISLAEVKAAIESSNQEAGGSSVEIAEAEYMVRASGYLKTLDDFNNIVLKTGSNGVPIILRDVARVQIGPEMRRGIAELNGEGEVAGGVIILRSGKNAREVIAAVREKLDSLKKSLPQGVEVVTTYDRSQLIDRAIANLSHKLLEEFLVVALVCALFLWHVRSALVAIISLPLGLCIAFIVMHFQGLNANIMSLGGIAIAVGAMVDAAIVMIENAHKRLEEWQHQHPDERIDNDSRWRVITDAAVEVGPALFISLLIITLSFIPVFTLEGQEGRLFGPLAFTKTWSMAGAAALAIIVIPILMGWWIRGKIPAESDNPLNRLLIKMYHPLLLKVLHWPKLTLLVAALSIFTVWWPLSQVGGEFLPKINEGDLLYMPSTLPGVSPGQAAVLLQTTDKLIKTVPEVASVFGKTGKAETATDAAPLEMVETTIQLKPEAEWRPGMTIDKIIDELDARVRLPGLANLWVPPIRNRIDMLATGIKSPIGIKVSGSVLADIDTTAQRIEEVAKTVPGVVSALAERLQGGRYIDVDINREKAARYAMTVADVQLFVSSAIGGTTVGETVEGVARYPINIRYPQGLRDSPEALRQLPILTPMKQQITLSDVADVRVVSGPSMLKTENARPTSWIYIDARGRDMVSVVNDLKTAIADQVKLRPGTSVAFSGQFELLEHANKKLKLMVPMTLMIIFILLYLAFRRVDEALLILMSLPFALVGGIWFLYWQGFHLSVATGTGFIALAGVAAEFGVVMLMYLRHAIENEPALARAESFTPQKLDEALYHGAVLRVRPKAMTVAVIIAGLLPILWGSGAGSEVMSRIAAPMIGGMITAPLLSLFIIPAAYKLIWLRRHR
- a CDS encoding Cu(+)/Ag(+) sensor histidine kinase produces the protein MKIKWLRRPVSLEIRLTFFISLATIIAFTTSAWIMLHSVQNHFAEQDVTNLKQINSTLTAILQNPTATEQQKVEKIDSILDSYRYISVMLLNPENQVLYRSAEGPDLMSLASTTGNSDEVFLWSDPMGAHAAHSGKGSYRVLATAIGSPYNGHTSTDRLLIALSIDFHLHYLDALKHNLLIIASVISLLIILIVLLAVHQGYLPLRNVSQQINNITSKNLDVRLEPDNVPIELQQLVMSFNHMIERIEDVFTRQANFSADIAHEIRTPITNLVTQTEIALSQPRTVKELEDVLYSSLEEYNRMAKMVSDMLFLAQADNNQLIPERVPLDLRTEIIKVFEFFEAWAEEQQVGLTLGGDAARVKGDPLMLRRVINNLLSNAIRHTPAGESVTVHLQQRDAWVELRVENPGVPIAPTHLARLFDRFYRVDPSRQRKGEGSGIGLAIVKSIVTAHQGEIHVASDAVSTRFTLRLPRIQG
- a CDS encoding copper/silver response regulator transcription factor, which translates into the protein MKILIVEDEVKTGEYLSKGLTEAGFVVDRADNGLTGYHLAMTAEYDLIVLDIMLPDVNGWDIVRMLRAASKGMPILLLTALGTIEHRVKGLELGADDYLVKPFAFAELLARVRTLLRRGANIIPESQFQLADLTFDLVSRKVSRAGTRITLTSKEFTLLEFFLRHRGEVLPRSLIASQVWDMNFDSDTNAIDVAVKRLRAKIDNDFSPKLIQTVRGVGYVLEVPDED
- a CDS encoding efflux RND transporter periplasmic adaptor subunit; translated protein: MASLKLKYAAVMVSSLIIGGLMATVAFHAVYSANKIEAQAPERKVLFWYDPMKPDTKFDKPGKSPFMDMDLIPKYADEGEADNNKGMRIDPVLVQNLGLKTIKVSKGRLQYNQTIPANVSFNDYQFVIVQARSEGFVEKVYPLTLGDKVHKGTPLIDITIPEWVEAQSEYLLLSGTTGSSTQVKGILERLRLAGMPEEDIQRLRSSRTVQTRFTIKAPIDGVITAFDLRSGMNISKDKVVAQIQGMDPVWISAAVPESIAGLLSDRSRFAISIPAYPGYSFNIEKWNILPSVDQTTRTLQVRLQVTNRDELLKPGMNAYLHLNTQSEEMLLIPSQAVIDTGDEQRVIAVDSEGRFAPKAIRVLAESQRQSGVAAGLREGESVVVNGLFLIDSEANITGALARMRQDANAHAGH